Proteins encoded within one genomic window of Paramisgurnus dabryanus chromosome 13, PD_genome_1.1, whole genome shotgun sequence:
- the pnp4b gene encoding purine nucleoside phosphorylase 4b has translation MHTKESSCCCSFDDCKLTTEWLMSRTRHRPKIAIVCGSGLGLLAENVSNKQTFRYEDIPNFPVSTVPGHEGCLVFGHIKGKSCVFMQGRFHLYEGYSLCKVTFPVRIFKLMGVETIIVTNASGGLCQDFKVGDIMIIKDHINLPGFAGQHPLCGPNDERFGIRFPCMSDAYSKDLRKLTLDITAELGYSNFVREGVYCMVSGPNFETIAEARMLQILGSDSVGMSTVPEVTVAKHCGLRVMGLSLITNKVSLDYSREEKVNHEEVLQISKMRAEMLQNVLITFIARSHQVEPINNNCIYPNAV, from the exons ATGCACACCAAGGAAAGCTCATG CTGCTGCTCTTTTGATGACTGTAAACTGACCACCGAATGGCTAATGAGCAGAACAAGACACAGGCCGAAGATCGCCATCGTGTGCGGCTCGGGTCTGGGGCTCCTCGCTGAGAACGTCTCTAACAAACAGACCTTCCGCTATGAGGACATTCCTAATTTCCCAGTAAGCACAG TTCCTGGCCACGAGGGGTGTCTTGTGTTTGGTCATATCAAAGGCAAGTCCTGTGTCTTCATGCAAGGAAGGTTTCATCTCTATGAGGGCTACTCATTGTGCAAG GTCACATTTCCGGTTCGGATCTTCAAGCTGATGGGTGTGGAGACCATTATTGTAACTAATGCTTCTGGAGGTCTCTGTCAAGATTTTAAAGTGGGAGACATCATGATCATTAAGGATCATATTAACTTGCCTGGGTTTGCTGGACAGCACCCACTGTGTGGACCCAATGATGAACG GTTTGGGATCAGGTTTCCCTGTATGTCTGATGCTTACAGCAAAGACCTGAGAAAGCTTACTCTAGACATCACTGCTGAGCTAGGATACTCCAATTTTGTGCGTGAGGGGGTCTACTGTATGGTTAGTGGACCAAACTTTGAGACCATTGCTGAGGCACGCATGCTGCAAATCTTAGGAAGCGACTCAGTGG GCATGAGCACGGTTCCTGAGGTGACTGTAGCCAAGCATTGTGGACTGAGGGTCATGGGGCTCTCGCTTATCACCAATAAGGTTTCTCTGGACTACAGCCGGGAGGAGAAGGTCAATCATGAAGAGGTCCTGCAGATCAGCAAGATGAGAGCTGAGATGCTTCAGAACGTTCTCATCACATTCATTGCTCGTTCTCATCAAGTGGAGCCCATTAATAACAACTGCATCTACCCAAATGCGGTGTAG
- the calb1 gene encoding calbindin, which produces MANAYLQGVEISASQFLDIFHHYDNDGNGYIEGKELQNFIKELQQARKQAGLELTDKMKAFVEKYEQNADGKIGIIELVQILPTEENFLLFFRQQLKSCAEFMEAWRNYDADHSGYIEADELKNFLKDLLQKAKKPYDEKKLEEYTQTTLKIFDSNKDGKLCLSEMARLLPDPENFLLKFQGVKMARKEFNKIFELYDQDRNGYMDENELDALLKDLCEKNNKVLEVNKIPIYKSAIMALSDGGKLYRTELALVLCAEEM; this is translated from the exons ATGGCAAACGCTTACCTCCAAGGAGTAGAAATCTCCGCTTCACAGTTCCTGGATATTTTCCATCATTATGACAACGATG GTAATGGATATATCGAGGGTAAGGAGTTGCAGAATTTTATCAAAGAACTTCAACAAGCACGAAAACAAGCCGGATTG GAACTAACAGACAAAATGAAGGCCTTTGTGGAGAAATATGAACAAAATGCTGATGGGAAAATAGGTATCATTGAG TTGGTACAAATACTACCCACAGAAGAAAACTTCTTGCTATTTTTCAGACAACAGCTAAAGTCCTGTGCAGAATTTATGGAG gccTGGAGAAATTATGATGCTGATCACAGTGGATACATTGAAGCTGATGAACTTAAG AACTTTTTGAAAGATCTGCTTCAGAAGGCCAAAAAACCATATGATGAGAAGAAATTAGAAGAATACACACAGACTACG CTTAAGATTTTCGATTCAAATAAAGATGGAAAATTATGTCTGTCAGAAATGGCAAG GCTGTTACCAGACCCAGAGAATTTTCTACTCAAATTTCAG GGTGTAAAAATGGCCAGAAAAGAGTTCAACAAGATTTTTGAGTTATATGACCAG GACAGAAACGGTTACATGGATGAAAATGAGCTTGATGCCCTTCTCAAAGATCTTTGCGAGAAAAACAACAAG GTGCTAGAAGTCAACAAAATCCCGATATATAAAAGCGCCATCATGGCTCTGTCCGATGGAGGAAAGCTGTACAGAACAGAATTAGCGCTGGTGTTGTGTGCAGAGGAGATGTGA